From a single Paenibacillus sp. FSL W8-0426 genomic region:
- a CDS encoding ABC transporter permease subunit: protein MRLNHKQWVRNIPLHLMILPGLLIIIVFGYIPMAGLSIAFQNFSPIAGFKNINWVGMDNFKYLLDLPGFWQVVWNTVFISLMKIISGLVVPVLVALLLNEVRRSGFKRTIQTVIYMPHFFSWVILAGIIVDVLSPSSGIVNMLLKAIGMEPIQFLASNDWFPYILVITDQWKEFGFGTIIYLAALTSIDKSLYEAAVMDGAGRWKQTWHITLPGIRPIIILMVTLSLGNVLNGGFDQVFNLYNPLVYESGDILDTMIYRIGLQDAQYSVSTALGLIKSVVSFVFIGLGYYLAYRFANYRIF, encoded by the coding sequence ATGCGTTTGAATCACAAACAATGGGTACGTAACATCCCGCTTCATCTCATGATTCTGCCCGGATTGCTCATCATCATTGTATTCGGTTACATTCCGATGGCAGGACTCTCCATTGCCTTTCAAAACTTTTCTCCGATTGCCGGTTTCAAGAACATCAACTGGGTCGGAATGGACAATTTCAAGTACCTGCTCGATTTGCCCGGGTTTTGGCAGGTGGTTTGGAACACCGTGTTTATTTCCCTGATGAAAATCATTTCCGGCCTTGTCGTGCCGGTGCTCGTAGCTCTGCTCTTGAACGAAGTGCGCCGCAGCGGATTCAAGCGGACGATTCAGACCGTCATTTACATGCCTCACTTTTTCTCCTGGGTCATTTTGGCCGGCATCATTGTGGATGTGCTGTCCCCGAGCAGCGGGATCGTGAACATGTTGTTGAAGGCCATCGGCATGGAGCCGATACAGTTTCTGGCAAGCAATGACTGGTTCCCGTACATACTCGTCATCACGGATCAATGGAAAGAGTTCGGATTCGGAACGATCATCTACCTTGCGGCACTGACAAGCATCGACAAATCGTTATACGAAGCAGCCGTCATGGACGGGGCGGGCAGATGGAAGCAAACGTGGCACATTACGCTGCCCGGCATACGCCCAATCATCATTTTGATGGTTACGCTCAGTCTGGGGAACGTGCTTAATGGGGGATTCGACCAAGTATTCAACTTGTACAATCCGCTCGTTTATGAATCCGGAGACATTCTGGACACGATGATCTATCGCATCGGTTTGCAGGATGCGCAGTATTCGGTGTCCACCGCACTCGGACTAATCAAATCGGTGGTATCCTTCGTATTTATCGGACTTGGTTATTACCTTGCATACAGGTTCGCCAATTACCGGATCTTTTAG
- a CDS encoding carbohydrate ABC transporter permease, with translation MHHTSRAYRWFLGFNYVILTLLALLCLFPIVNILAISFSSSDAVKAGGVTFWPVDFTFSSYQYILENKQFLNSFGTSLLRVVLGVAINLIFTVLVAYPLSKEAARFRSRTAYAWIFVFTMLFSGGLIPGYLVVKETGLLDSIWALILPGAVPIFNVLLMLNFFRGLPKELEEASWMDGAGHFRTLWSIYLPISLPSIATITLFAMVGHWNAWFDGMIYMKNPEHYPLATYLQSMLQQVTMIQTDSMTLEDATLLSQVSDRTTQASQIFLSVIPILLVYPFLQRYFVHGLVVGSVKG, from the coding sequence ATGCACCATACGTCGAGAGCTTATCGTTGGTTTCTGGGATTCAACTATGTCATTCTGACCCTGCTTGCGCTGTTGTGCCTGTTTCCCATCGTAAACATATTGGCCATTTCCTTCAGTTCAAGTGATGCGGTCAAAGCAGGGGGCGTGACGTTTTGGCCGGTCGATTTCACCTTCTCATCGTATCAATACATTTTGGAGAACAAGCAGTTTCTGAATTCGTTCGGAACAAGTTTGCTTCGCGTCGTGCTCGGCGTGGCCATCAATCTGATTTTTACGGTGCTCGTGGCCTATCCGCTCTCCAAGGAGGCTGCCCGTTTTCGTTCGAGAACGGCGTATGCCTGGATCTTTGTATTTACGATGCTGTTCAGCGGCGGCTTGATTCCAGGGTATTTGGTCGTTAAGGAAACAGGGCTGCTGGACTCCATCTGGGCACTTATTCTGCCGGGAGCGGTTCCGATCTTCAACGTGCTGCTCATGCTCAATTTTTTCCGGGGATTGCCGAAGGAATTGGAGGAAGCCTCGTGGATGGATGGCGCAGGCCACTTCCGAACGCTGTGGAGCATATACTTGCCCATCTCGCTTCCAAGCATCGCGACCATTACGCTGTTTGCGATGGTAGGGCATTGGAATGCCTGGTTTGACGGCATGATCTACATGAAAAATCCTGAGCATTATCCGCTCGCCACCTATTTGCAATCCATGCTGCAGCAGGTGACGATGATTCAAACCGATTCGATGACGCTGGAGGATGCCACGCTGCTGAGCCAGGTATCGGACAGGACTACGCAGGCGTCCCAGATTTTCTTATCCGTTATTCCGATTTTGCTCGTGTATCCGTTCTTGCAAAGGTATTTCGTGCATGGACTTGTTGTCGGCAGCGTGAAGGGATAA
- a CDS encoding alpha-L-arabinofuranosidase C-terminal domain-containing protein, whose amino-acid sequence MSNYKDQIIAHYKFEDTTGIGQDSTSRGNHAVPSGTHEPALSVIQGRTALSFAGGSNGTSYLQLPPDLLRGVSDHTGLTVSAWVYLGRGSSVWERLIDFGGGDQQPYLFLTRQMRSVLKAGDEMMIHPTKGFANGEWMHVAVSVTGTEGGTRSHAGAIVYVNGEIVANGSFNQTSSGNYAKLRSWFETFSNPEFYTQNYIGRSQFVDDPDLEAAISDVRIYEAGLTMDEVIEVMCESLTDAEIVKLAAEKYLVSPAKIITNDIALPDSLLGGKVQVEWSSSRPEAITGQGKVLPIESAHSVTLSAALRTGEQTLERSFGVSIVPKHVPPYTITVHGDQKVADISEVMYGLFYEDINNAADGGIYAELVQNRSFESFAFDTYSSASGACGCSTGRNREPLFAWSGDTDKMIIQNKGGLNEHFGVKDPEVNAYYVTVQGGAVIRNRGFADSNQHCAMSIQAGKQYDFTVWAKAEAAGRITIQLQDEAGNAVSDEVSVQIEGGNKWKKYGASSDAELVLTGTQNVLGQLVLTFSGDISVDMVSLIPRDVWGEDPDEPGISASAHANYKGNPNYRLRKDLVQALVDMHPAFLRFPGGCISEGSFIWDNVYDWKDSVGPVELRKENYNVWGYMMTMGLGYMEYFQLAEDLNALPVPVMACGVLCQARSDYAHPAGGKLREYYIKNFTDLIDFAISTDIENNEWAAIRSEMGHPEPFDLRYLGVGNENWGTEFFANFEAFKAAIDDYMKQNYPDHELHIISTVGAQADDDAYQEGWKFLSGNLQGSAQIAFADGKEIIEENVTWYSRQSNYMDTIADEHYYRSNEYLLNNADRYNYYKRAYHEDGSINWKETSKVFVGEYASTDKNTLAGAVAEAAIITGFENNADVVRMAAYAPLFNKVLTDGTYRWTPDCIWFDDETVWFTPNYYVQQLFAKHVGEQVLGTSFSTYNKGKEVQLQPRGGIEIATGSADILVKRVKVTSNEDGRVLFEEHFAECSEPSRAWEAIAGSAGYSLQAGKGLLLKAQDSGLNGLVILNEEWTNYTLEVEASRLAGEDGFYVGVGLTDASPEQKDVIEYAIGYGGSATGVKVYKQGIEGYTLGDYSSSTAAGNLRAANYEPLEDNTNYVITVNYGGETGKNLICSYTDGRTTSKVLDYKLEAYNRDVFHSVTRDANHVYVKLVNADGMEKATKVVLEHLDVQASARLITLSGDEELVHVPNVNQKNAEKVVPQESTIELDGDSVVLQLPAQSVSVLVLDRKL is encoded by the coding sequence ATGAGCAATTACAAAGATCAGATCATTGCGCATTACAAGTTTGAGGACACGACGGGCATCGGCCAGGACAGCACATCCCGCGGGAATCACGCGGTACCTTCAGGCACCCACGAGCCGGCGCTTTCCGTAATCCAAGGGCGGACGGCGCTGTCCTTTGCGGGCGGCTCCAACGGTACGTCGTATTTGCAGCTGCCGCCCGATTTGCTTCGCGGTGTAAGCGATCACACCGGTTTGACCGTATCGGCATGGGTATACCTGGGCAGAGGCAGCAGCGTGTGGGAACGCCTGATCGATTTCGGCGGAGGAGATCAGCAGCCTTACCTGTTCCTCACCAGACAGATGCGCAGCGTGCTCAAGGCCGGCGACGAAATGATGATTCATCCGACCAAAGGGTTCGCCAACGGGGAATGGATGCATGTCGCCGTGTCGGTTACGGGTACGGAGGGCGGAACGCGAAGCCATGCCGGGGCGATCGTATACGTCAACGGGGAAATCGTGGCTAATGGCTCATTCAACCAAACCTCCAGCGGAAACTATGCCAAGTTAAGAAGCTGGTTTGAGACATTCTCGAATCCGGAATTCTACACGCAAAACTATATTGGCCGCTCCCAATTTGTCGATGATCCGGATTTGGAAGCAGCGATTTCCGATGTAAGGATTTACGAAGCAGGTTTGACCATGGATGAAGTCATCGAAGTGATGTGCGAATCGCTGACCGATGCGGAGATCGTGAAGCTGGCGGCAGAGAAATATCTGGTTTCACCCGCCAAAATCATCACCAATGACATTGCGCTCCCCGACTCGCTTCTGGGCGGGAAAGTACAGGTCGAATGGTCTTCGAGCAGACCTGAAGCCATAACGGGCCAAGGGAAGGTTCTTCCGATCGAGTCGGCTCACAGCGTCACGTTAAGCGCAGCATTGCGCACGGGCGAGCAGACATTGGAACGAAGCTTCGGCGTCTCGATCGTTCCGAAACATGTGCCGCCATACACGATTACGGTCCATGGGGATCAGAAGGTCGCCGATATTAGCGAAGTGATGTACGGTTTGTTTTACGAGGATATTAACAATGCCGCCGATGGCGGAATCTATGCGGAGCTTGTGCAAAACCGTTCATTCGAGTCGTTTGCATTCGATACCTATTCCTCCGCTTCCGGAGCATGTGGATGCTCAACCGGCCGCAATCGTGAGCCGTTGTTTGCATGGTCCGGAGATACCGACAAAATGATCATACAGAACAAAGGTGGATTAAACGAGCATTTTGGCGTCAAAGATCCCGAGGTCAACGCTTATTATGTGACGGTGCAGGGCGGTGCGGTCATTCGAAATCGCGGATTCGCGGATTCCAACCAGCATTGCGCCATGTCCATTCAAGCTGGGAAACAGTATGATTTCACCGTATGGGCCAAAGCTGAGGCTGCGGGACGGATCACCATCCAGCTGCAGGACGAAGCGGGGAATGCGGTGAGCGACGAGGTGTCCGTGCAGATCGAAGGTGGGAACAAGTGGAAGAAATATGGCGCCTCTTCCGATGCCGAACTGGTACTCACGGGCACGCAGAACGTATTGGGGCAGCTGGTTCTCACCTTCAGCGGCGATATTTCCGTCGACATGGTGTCCCTGATTCCGCGGGACGTGTGGGGGGAGGATCCCGATGAGCCAGGAATCTCCGCTTCGGCGCATGCCAATTACAAAGGGAACCCGAACTATAGACTGCGCAAAGATTTGGTGCAGGCACTCGTCGACATGCATCCCGCATTCCTGCGTTTCCCGGGCGGATGTATCTCCGAAGGTTCGTTTATTTGGGACAACGTGTACGACTGGAAAGATTCCGTCGGTCCGGTGGAGCTGCGGAAGGAAAATTACAATGTTTGGGGTTACATGATGACGATGGGCCTTGGCTATATGGAATATTTCCAATTGGCCGAAGACCTGAATGCCCTTCCGGTTCCGGTCATGGCATGCGGCGTTTTATGCCAGGCCCGTTCCGATTATGCCCATCCGGCAGGCGGCAAGCTGAGGGAATATTATATCAAAAACTTTACGGATTTGATCGATTTTGCGATCAGCACGGATATCGAGAACAACGAGTGGGCTGCAATTCGCAGCGAGATGGGGCACCCCGAGCCGTTTGATTTGCGTTATTTGGGCGTCGGGAACGAAAACTGGGGCACCGAGTTTTTTGCCAACTTCGAAGCGTTCAAGGCAGCGATCGACGACTACATGAAGCAGAACTACCCGGATCACGAACTGCACATCATTTCCACCGTCGGAGCTCAAGCCGATGACGATGCTTATCAGGAAGGATGGAAGTTCCTGAGCGGCAATCTGCAAGGATCGGCGCAAATCGCATTTGCGGACGGCAAGGAGATCATCGAAGAGAACGTCACGTGGTATAGCCGGCAAAGCAACTACATGGATACGATCGCCGACGAGCATTATTACCGTTCCAACGAATATTTGCTGAACAATGCCGACCGTTACAACTACTACAAGCGCGCCTATCATGAAGACGGCAGCATCAACTGGAAAGAAACGTCCAAGGTATTTGTGGGCGAGTATGCCTCCACGGACAAAAACACGCTGGCAGGTGCCGTGGCCGAGGCGGCCATCATCACCGGTTTCGAAAACAATGCCGACGTCGTGCGCATGGCCGCATACGCGCCGCTCTTCAACAAGGTGCTGACGGATGGAACATACCGCTGGACGCCGGACTGCATCTGGTTTGACGACGAGACGGTCTGGTTTACGCCGAATTACTACGTGCAGCAGCTGTTCGCCAAACATGTCGGGGAGCAAGTATTGGGAACGTCGTTCTCAACGTATAACAAAGGCAAAGAAGTGCAGCTCCAGCCGCGCGGCGGCATCGAGATCGCTACCGGCAGTGCAGACATCCTGGTGAAACGTGTCAAAGTGACGTCCAACGAGGATGGCCGCGTATTGTTCGAAGAACATTTTGCGGAATGCTCCGAGCCAAGCCGGGCCTGGGAAGCGATTGCCGGATCGGCAGGATACAGCCTGCAGGCCGGAAAAGGATTGCTGCTCAAAGCGCAGGACAGCGGACTTAACGGTCTCGTGATTCTGAACGAGGAATGGACCAACTATACGCTTGAAGTGGAAGCCAGCAGACTTGCGGGCGAAGACGGCTTCTATGTAGGCGTCGGTCTGACGGATGCTTCTCCGGAACAGAAGGATGTCATCGAATACGCCATCGGATACGGCGGCAGCGCGACAGGTGTCAAAGTGTACAAACAAGGGATCGAAGGGTACACGCTGGGCGACTATTCTTCCAGTACGGCAGCCGGCAACCTCAGAGCGGCGAATTACGAACCGCTGGAAGACAACACAAACTATGTCATTACGGTCAATTATGGCGGAGAAACAGGCAAAAACCTGATCTGCTCGTATACGGATGGCCGTACAACAAGCAAAGTGCTCGACTACAAGCTTGAAGCCTATAACCGCGATGTGTTCCATTCCGTAACGCGTGATGCAAACCATGTCTACGTGAAACTGGTCAATGCCGACGGAATGGAGAAGGCGACCAAAGTGGTGCTTGAACATCTGGATGTCCAGGCATCGGCACGATTAATCACCTTGAGCGGGGACGAAGAACTGGTGCATGTTCCGAATGTCAACCAAAAGAATGCGGAAAAAGTAGTTCCTCAAGAGAGCACCATCGAGCTTGACGGCGACTCCGTCGTTCTGCAATTGCCGGCCCAATCGGTCAGCGTATTGGTGCTTGATCGCAAGCTGTAA
- a CDS encoding DHA2 family efflux MFS transporter permease subunit — MNQQETQQYKVLPILFAMLLSGFIGLFGETALNVALTPLMELLEVGPTTIQWLTTGYLLVLGILVPVSGLLLQWFTTRQLFTTSLIFSIAGTLVAAMAPSFEMLLVARVLQAVGTALLLPLMFNTILVIFPVERRGSAMGLIGLVIMFAPASGPSISGLILANLSWHWIFWISLPFFIISLVCGLMFLPNISKLTKPKIDVLSIILSTLGFGGIVYGFSSAGGHGDGGGGWSSPVVIATLAVGALSLLVFSIRQLRMREPMMDMRAFKFPMFTIGLILIFICMMMMLSSMLILPMYLQQGMAVTPLMAGLVLLPGSLLNGFLSPVMGRLFDKFGPKWLVTIGLAIVAVVLFMYTRIEPTTSLGMIITMHIFMMIGISMIMMPAQTNGLNQLPPAYYPHGTAIMNTLQQVSGAIGTAVAVSILAAGQLSYLKGVSNPESPESQLAGFTSGVQHAFIFALVLCLLGFVISFFVKRVKVGAQQGQQGPMH; from the coding sequence ATGAACCAACAAGAAACACAGCAGTACAAAGTGCTGCCGATTTTGTTCGCGATGCTGCTGAGCGGTTTTATCGGGCTATTCGGAGAAACTGCGCTGAACGTGGCATTGACGCCATTGATGGAATTGCTTGAGGTAGGACCGACAACGATTCAATGGTTGACGACAGGTTACCTGCTCGTTCTGGGTATTCTCGTTCCGGTGTCGGGGCTGCTGCTGCAATGGTTTACGACAAGACAGCTGTTTACGACATCGTTGATTTTCTCCATTGCAGGCACGCTGGTGGCCGCGATGGCTCCAAGCTTTGAAATGCTGCTGGTGGCCCGCGTTCTGCAAGCTGTGGGTACGGCCCTGTTGTTGCCGTTGATGTTTAATACGATTTTGGTTATTTTCCCTGTAGAACGACGCGGTTCCGCGATGGGGCTGATCGGTCTTGTCATCATGTTTGCTCCGGCCAGCGGCCCGAGCATTTCCGGTTTGATTTTGGCTAATTTGAGCTGGCACTGGATCTTCTGGATTTCGCTGCCGTTCTTCATTATCTCCTTGGTATGCGGATTGATGTTCCTGCCGAACATTTCGAAGTTGACCAAGCCCAAAATCGATGTGTTGTCGATCATTTTGTCCACGCTCGGTTTTGGCGGTATCGTATATGGCTTCAGCAGCGCAGGCGGTCATGGAGACGGCGGCGGAGGCTGGTCCAGCCCGGTTGTTATCGCCACACTGGCCGTAGGTGCGCTGTCCTTGCTGGTGTTCAGCATCAGACAGCTCAGAATGAGAGAGCCGATGATGGATATGCGCGCGTTTAAATTCCCGATGTTCACCATCGGTCTGATCCTGATCTTCATTTGTATGATGATGATGCTGTCGTCGATGCTGATCCTGCCGATGTATCTGCAGCAAGGGATGGCTGTGACGCCGTTGATGGCGGGTCTGGTGCTGCTGCCAGGCAGCTTGCTGAACGGATTTTTGTCGCCGGTCATGGGACGCCTGTTCGATAAATTCGGACCAAAATGGCTGGTGACGATCGGCCTTGCGATCGTTGCCGTTGTTCTGTTCATGTATACACGGATCGAACCGACAACATCCCTGGGCATGATCATCACGATGCATATCTTCATGATGATCGGCATTTCGATGATTATGATGCCTGCCCAAACGAATGGTCTGAATCAATTGCCGCCGGCGTATTATCCGCACGGTACGGCAATCATGAACACGCTGCAGCAGGTTTCGGGTGCCATCGGCACGGCCGTCGCTGTCAGCATTTTGGCTGCAGGCCAGCTGAGCTACCTTAAAGGCGTAAGCAATCCGGAAAGCCCGGAAAGTCAGCTTGCTGGTTTCACGTCCGGCGTGCAGCATGCGTTTATCTTTGCGCTTGTGCTTTGCTTGCTCGGCTTCGTGATCTCGTTCTTCGTAAAACGGGTGAAAGTGGGCGCGCAGCAAGGACAGCAAGGGCCGATGCATTAA
- a CDS encoding family 43 glycosylhydrolase translates to MKRYMAVALSTALLATPALSTAAALGEGAPVSSQQTSQAASKTSETQVPAFRNVSVHDPSVIKVDDTYYVFGSHLQVAKSKDLIQWDEVASGVTDSNPVVPNVTKEFAEALEWAQSDTLWAADVIQLSDGKFYMYYNACKGDSPRSAMGVAVADNIEGPYKDQGLILKSGMWGEASEDGTIYDATIHPNVVDPDVFYDKDGKLWMVYGSYSGGIFILEMDEATGKPLPGQGYGKKLTGGNHSRIEAPYMLYSPETDYYYLFLSYGGLSADGGYNIRIARSKTPDGPFYDAEGNDMIKVKADKEKPLFDDRSIEPYAVKLVGNYLFERELGDPGTGQGIGYVSPGHNSAYYDEETGKHFLIFHSRFPGRGEEHEVRVHEMHMNSQGWPVVSPYRYAGTQEATLSLSNDKIAGQYKWVDHGKEITAAIKTSQNVQLTTDGKITGAVTGTWSLGADNKVTLTTNGQTYEGVFTQEWDAGSEKTVLTFSALSSTGVAVWGSKVPDMNNEEIVNAVKSDLDLGDTKNVFFDLNLPVKGTHNTTITWKTSNASVVSATGTVKRPAAGKGDAKVKLTALIQNGDASASKVFNITVPAQVKGPLLAEYAFDHKKLDKIAQDISKNGYHGQAHNVTSSAASRKNQAAAFNGTDSYIDLPGIITDTEDFTFSAWVNWESGGAWQRIFDFGSGLTQHMFLTPSQHNGKLQFTIHDEGRDQSLIADQALPANQWVHVTVTLQGDTGKLYVDGQLVASSSEITFNPKQLRVTEAYLGKSRYQADPYFKGSLDQVKVYNKALTEKEIKAQAAAKP, encoded by the coding sequence ATGAAACGTTATATGGCTGTCGCACTCAGCACTGCATTACTTGCCACACCTGCCTTGTCCACCGCTGCCGCACTGGGAGAAGGGGCACCGGTTTCCAGCCAGCAAACCTCGCAGGCTGCCAGCAAAACCAGCGAAACTCAGGTACCCGCATTCCGTAATGTCTCTGTCCATGACCCTTCCGTGATCAAAGTTGACGATACGTACTATGTGTTCGGTTCTCACCTGCAAGTGGCCAAGTCCAAAGACTTGATCCAATGGGATGAGGTTGCATCCGGGGTTACGGACAGCAATCCTGTCGTTCCGAACGTCACGAAGGAGTTCGCCGAAGCGCTGGAGTGGGCCCAGTCCGATACGCTCTGGGCGGCCGATGTCATCCAGTTGTCGGACGGCAAATTTTATATGTATTATAACGCATGCAAAGGAGATTCCCCTCGTTCGGCCATGGGTGTAGCCGTCGCCGACAACATCGAAGGCCCTTATAAGGATCAGGGACTGATCCTGAAATCCGGCATGTGGGGCGAAGCGAGCGAAGATGGTACCATATATGATGCCACAATCCATCCGAACGTGGTAGACCCCGATGTCTTTTACGACAAAGACGGCAAGCTGTGGATGGTATACGGCTCGTATTCCGGCGGCATTTTTATTTTGGAAATGGACGAAGCTACCGGAAAACCTCTCCCAGGGCAAGGATACGGCAAAAAGTTAACGGGAGGCAACCACAGCCGGATTGAAGCTCCGTATATGTTATATAGCCCGGAAACCGATTATTATTATCTTTTCCTTTCCTATGGCGGCCTAAGCGCGGACGGCGGATACAACATCCGGATCGCACGCTCCAAAACACCGGATGGGCCATTTTACGATGCGGAAGGCAACGATATGATCAAAGTAAAAGCTGATAAAGAGAAACCATTATTCGACGATCGATCCATTGAGCCATATGCGGTCAAACTGGTCGGCAACTATCTGTTCGAAAGAGAGCTTGGCGACCCGGGCACCGGTCAAGGGATCGGCTACGTTTCGCCGGGACATAACTCCGCATATTACGACGAAGAAACCGGCAAGCACTTCCTGATCTTCCACTCCCGCTTCCCGGGTCGCGGCGAAGAGCATGAAGTCCGGGTGCACGAGATGCACATGAATTCCCAAGGATGGCCTGTGGTTTCCCCGTATCGTTATGCCGGGACGCAGGAAGCAACCCTGTCATTGAGCAACGACAAGATTGCCGGACAATACAAATGGGTGGATCACGGGAAAGAGATCACGGCTGCGATCAAAACTTCCCAGAACGTGCAATTGACGACTGACGGAAAAATAACCGGTGCTGTCACAGGCACATGGTCTCTCGGCGCAGACAACAAGGTAACCCTCACAACCAACGGACAAACTTATGAAGGCGTATTCACGCAAGAATGGGACGCAGGTTCGGAGAAGACGGTCCTTACGTTCAGCGCCCTCTCTTCTACCGGCGTTGCGGTCTGGGGCAGCAAAGTCCCTGACATGAACAATGAGGAGATCGTTAATGCGGTCAAATCGGATCTCGATCTCGGCGATACCAAAAACGTATTTTTTGACCTGAACCTTCCGGTAAAAGGCACACACAATACGACGATCACTTGGAAAACATCAAACGCTTCCGTTGTGTCTGCTACGGGTACCGTGAAACGTCCGGCAGCAGGCAAAGGTGATGCCAAGGTCAAACTGACCGCACTGATTCAGAACGGGGATGCGTCGGCAAGCAAAGTTTTTAACATCACCGTGCCAGCACAAGTCAAAGGGCCTCTGCTCGCAGAATATGCATTCGATCACAAGAAACTGGATAAAATCGCTCAGGATATCAGCAAAAACGGGTACCACGGTCAGGCTCATAACGTTACAAGCTCGGCGGCGAGCCGCAAAAACCAGGCTGCCGCATTCAACGGCACCGACAGCTACATCGATCTGCCGGGAATCATCACCGATACCGAGGACTTTACGTTCAGCGCCTGGGTGAACTGGGAAAGCGGCGGCGCCTGGCAGCGCATTTTCGACTTTGGCAGCGGGTTGACGCAGCACATGTTCCTCACCCCTTCCCAGCATAATGGCAAGCTGCAATTCACCATTCATGACGAAGGCCGGGACCAAAGCCTGATTGCGGATCAAGCGCTTCCGGCAAACCAATGGGTTCATGTGACGGTAACGCTGCAAGGAGATACGGGCAAGCTGTACGTGGATGGCCAACTCGTCGCCAGCAGCTCCGAGATTACATTTAATCCGAAACAGCTGCGCGTGACGGAAGCTTACCTGGGCAAAAGCCGTTATCAGGCAGATCCGTACTTCAAAGGATCTCTGGATCAGGTCAAAGTGTATAACAAAGCGTTAACGGAGAAAGAAATCAAGGCGCAGGCTGCTGCCAAGCCTTGA